A genomic stretch from Falco naumanni isolate bFalNau1 chromosome 8, bFalNau1.pat, whole genome shotgun sequence includes:
- the FAM126B gene encoding protein FAM126B isoform X2 gives MLGSERGVVEEWLSEFKALPETQISSYAATLHRKKTLVPALYKIIQDPNNELLEPVCHQLFELYRSSEVRLKRFTLQFLPELIWVYLRLTASRDRQSNGCIEALLLGIYNLEIADKDGNNKVLSFTIPSLSKPSIYHEPSTIGSMALTEGALCQHDLIRVVYSDLHPQRETFTAQNRFEVLSFLMLCYNSAIVYMPASSYQSLCRMGSRLCVSGFPRQHEKRWKERCSRVVLDPDFMVQLLTGVYYAIYNGQWDLGQEVLEDIIYRAQLELYSQPLLVANAMKNSLPFDAPDASQEGQKVLKVEVTPTVPRISRTAITTASIRRHRWRREDGFDFSNEADSSIPGSPIQHGSTDLGIKREQEGEVPMRRTPEHGFPEPTLAAATTEDTEGINGREESVTLNDADEGFSSGASLSSQPIGTKPLPSVSQKSSLRKTASGRSAKDKETSCTAKSNESPRDSVARKQYVHQSTDLGADIIEMTPTKKHLSLPAGQAVSKANSLSLIRTASASSSKSFDYVNGSQTGSSVGAGSESVTNLAAGNTNRFSTISLQEDRLGQAGEGKDLLPPGAPLTKQSRSPSFNMQLISQV, from the exons ATGTTGGGATCAGAACGAGGTGTTGTGGAAGAATGGCTGTCAGAATTCAAG GCATTACCTGAAACGCAAATTTCCAGCTATGCAGCTACATTGCACCGAAAAAAAACACTGGTACCAGCTCTTTATAAGATCATTCAAGACCCAAATAATGAG CTCCTGGAGCCTGTTTGCCACCAGCTCTTTGAACTTTATCGTAGTTCTGAAGTCCGGCTCAAGAGGTTCACACTGCAGTTTTTGCCAGAGTTGATCTGGGTATATCTGCGTCTTACTGCCAGCAGGGATAGGCAGAGCAATGGCTGCATTGAAGCATTGCTACTTGGCATTTACAATTTG gaaATTGCTGACAAAGACGGAAACAATAAAGTTCTATCTTTCACGATCCCTTCGTTATCAAAACCCTCCATATATCATGAG CCCTCTACTATTGGATCCATGGCTTTAACTGAAGGAGCTCTATGTCAGCATGATCTCATCAGAGTAGTTTATAGTGATCTTCATCCTCAAAGAGAAACCTTCACAGCACAGAACCG GTTTGAGGTGCTGAGCTTTCTTATGCTGTGCTACAATTCTGCTATTGTCTATATGCCTGCCTCTTCTTACCAATCACTTTGTAGGATGGGTTCCAG GCTGTGTGTGAGTGGATTTCCACGGCAGCATGAGAAACGCTGGAAAGAACGCTGCAGTAGAGTGGTATTAGACCCTGATTTCATGGTGCAGCTGCTCACAGGTGTCTATTATGCCAT ATATAATGGTCAGTGGGATCTTGGCCAGGAGGTACTGGAGGACATAATTTACAGAGCACAGCTTGAACTCTACTCACAGCCTCTGCTG GTTGCAAATGCCATGAAGAACTCACTGCCCTTTGATGCTCCTGATGCATCACAAGAAGGCCAGAAGGTACTAAAAGTAGAAGTTACCCCAACAGTGCCGAGGATTTCTCGGACTGCTATTACAACAGCTTCAATCCGTCGTCATcgctggagaagagaag ATGGCTTTGACTTCTCAAACGAGGCTGACTCAAGCATACCTGGCTCACCGATCCAACACGGCTCCACAGACCTAGGGATCAAACGTGAGCAAGAGGGGGAGGTGCCGATGCGCAGGACCCCTGAGCATGGCTTCCCGGAGCCCACCTTGGCAGCAGCCACAACAGAGG ATACTGAAGGTATAAATGGAAGAGAGGAATCTGTGACCCTTAATGATGCTGATGAAGGATTTTCATCAGGAGCTTCCCTCAGCAGCCAGCCAATTGGGACCAAACCTCTACCATCTGTGTCCCAGAAGAGCAGCTTAAGGAAAACGGCAAGTGGGCGTTCTGCTAAGGATAAAGAAACCTCTTGTACAGCAAAATCTAATGAGAGCCCTCGCGATTCAGTAGCTCGGAAGCAGTACGTGCACCAATCCACTGACCTTGGTGCAGACATAATTGAGATGACACCTACTAAGAAACACCTCAGCTTGCCTGCTGGGCAGGCGGTGTCAAAAGCCAACAGTCTGAGCCTGATCAGGACCGCCAGTGCTTCCTCCAGTAAATCGTTTGACTATGTGAATGGCAGTCAGACAGGCTCCAGTGTTGGAGCAGGTTCAGAGTCTGTCACCAATCTAGCAGCTGGCAACACCAATCGGTTTTCAACTATCAGCCTACAGGAGGACCGACTAGGCCAAGCTGGGGAAGGTAAAGATCTCCTTCCCCCAGGAGCTCCCCTAACCAAACAGTCTCGATCTCCAAGTTTCAATATGCAGCTGATTTCCCAGGTGTAA
- the FAM126B gene encoding protein FAM126B isoform X4 encodes MLGSERGVVEEWLSEFKALPETQISSYAATLHRKKTLVPALYKIIQDPNNELLEPVCHQLFELYRSSEVRLKRFTLQFLPELIWVYLRLTASRDRQSNGCIEALLLGIYNLEIADKDGNNKVLSFTIPSLSKPSIYHEPSTIGSMALTEGALCQHDLIRVVYSDLHPQRETFTAQNRFEVLSFLMLCYNSAIVYMPASSYQSLCRMGSRLCVSGFPRQHEKRWKERCSRVVLDPDFMVQLLTGVYYAIYNGQWDLGQEVLEDIIYRAQLELYSQPLLVANAMKNSLPFDAPDASQEGQKVLKVEVTPTVPRISRTAITTASIRRHRWRREDTEGINGREESVTLNDADEGFSSGASLSSQPIGTKPLPSVSQKSSLRKTASGRSAKDKETSCTAKSNESPRDSVARKQYVHQSTDLGADIIEMTPTKKHLSLPAGQAVSKANSLSLIRTASASSSKSFDYVNGSQTGSSVGAGSESVTNLAAGNTNRFSTISLQEDRLGQAGEGKDLLPPGAPLTKQSRSPSFNMQLISQV; translated from the exons ATGTTGGGATCAGAACGAGGTGTTGTGGAAGAATGGCTGTCAGAATTCAAG GCATTACCTGAAACGCAAATTTCCAGCTATGCAGCTACATTGCACCGAAAAAAAACACTGGTACCAGCTCTTTATAAGATCATTCAAGACCCAAATAATGAG CTCCTGGAGCCTGTTTGCCACCAGCTCTTTGAACTTTATCGTAGTTCTGAAGTCCGGCTCAAGAGGTTCACACTGCAGTTTTTGCCAGAGTTGATCTGGGTATATCTGCGTCTTACTGCCAGCAGGGATAGGCAGAGCAATGGCTGCATTGAAGCATTGCTACTTGGCATTTACAATTTG gaaATTGCTGACAAAGACGGAAACAATAAAGTTCTATCTTTCACGATCCCTTCGTTATCAAAACCCTCCATATATCATGAG CCCTCTACTATTGGATCCATGGCTTTAACTGAAGGAGCTCTATGTCAGCATGATCTCATCAGAGTAGTTTATAGTGATCTTCATCCTCAAAGAGAAACCTTCACAGCACAGAACCG GTTTGAGGTGCTGAGCTTTCTTATGCTGTGCTACAATTCTGCTATTGTCTATATGCCTGCCTCTTCTTACCAATCACTTTGTAGGATGGGTTCCAG GCTGTGTGTGAGTGGATTTCCACGGCAGCATGAGAAACGCTGGAAAGAACGCTGCAGTAGAGTGGTATTAGACCCTGATTTCATGGTGCAGCTGCTCACAGGTGTCTATTATGCCAT ATATAATGGTCAGTGGGATCTTGGCCAGGAGGTACTGGAGGACATAATTTACAGAGCACAGCTTGAACTCTACTCACAGCCTCTGCTG GTTGCAAATGCCATGAAGAACTCACTGCCCTTTGATGCTCCTGATGCATCACAAGAAGGCCAGAAGGTACTAAAAGTAGAAGTTACCCCAACAGTGCCGAGGATTTCTCGGACTGCTATTACAACAGCTTCAATCCGTCGTCATcgctggagaagagaag ATACTGAAGGTATAAATGGAAGAGAGGAATCTGTGACCCTTAATGATGCTGATGAAGGATTTTCATCAGGAGCTTCCCTCAGCAGCCAGCCAATTGGGACCAAACCTCTACCATCTGTGTCCCAGAAGAGCAGCTTAAGGAAAACGGCAAGTGGGCGTTCTGCTAAGGATAAAGAAACCTCTTGTACAGCAAAATCTAATGAGAGCCCTCGCGATTCAGTAGCTCGGAAGCAGTACGTGCACCAATCCACTGACCTTGGTGCAGACATAATTGAGATGACACCTACTAAGAAACACCTCAGCTTGCCTGCTGGGCAGGCGGTGTCAAAAGCCAACAGTCTGAGCCTGATCAGGACCGCCAGTGCTTCCTCCAGTAAATCGTTTGACTATGTGAATGGCAGTCAGACAGGCTCCAGTGTTGGAGCAGGTTCAGAGTCTGTCACCAATCTAGCAGCTGGCAACACCAATCGGTTTTCAACTATCAGCCTACAGGAGGACCGACTAGGCCAAGCTGGGGAAGGTAAAGATCTCCTTCCCCCAGGAGCTCCCCTAACCAAACAGTCTCGATCTCCAAGTTTCAATATGCAGCTGATTTCCCAGGTGTAA